In a genomic window of Callospermophilus lateralis isolate mCalLat2 chromosome 12, mCalLat2.hap1, whole genome shotgun sequence:
- the Oxgr1 gene encoding 2-oxoglutarate receptor 1, translated as MNEPLDGLANASDFPDYAAAFGNCTDEKISLKMHYLPVIYGIIFLVGFPGNAVAISTYIFKMRPWRSSTIIMLNLACTDLLYLTSLPFLIHYYASGENWIFGEFMCKFIRFGFHFNLYSSILLLTCFSIFRYIVIIHPMSCFSIHKTRWTVVACAGVWIISLVAVMPVTFLITSTNMTNRSTCLDLTSSDDLTTIKWYNLILTATTFCLPLVIVTLCYTTIINTLTQGPQTQSCLKQKARRLTILLLLVFYVCFLPFHVLRVIRIESRLLSISCSIENHIHEAYIVSRPLAALNTFGNLLLYVVVSNNFQQAICSIVRCKESGDLEQAKKVSCSNNP; from the coding sequence ATGAATGAGCCACTGGATGGTTTAGCAAACGCTTCTGATTTCCCCGATTATGCAGCTGCTTTTGGGAATTGCACTGATGAAAAAATCTCCCTCAAGATGCACTACCTCCCTGTTATCTATGGCATCATCTTTCTGGTGGGCTTCCCCGGGAACGCGGTAGCCATCTCCACTTACATTTTCAAAATGCGGCCCTGGAGAAGCAGCACCATCATCATGCTGAACCTGGCCTGCACCGACCTGCTGTACCTAACCAGCCTCCCTTTCCTCATCCACTACTACGCCAGCGGGGAAAACTGGATCTTTGGGGAGTTCATGTGCAAGTTCATCCGCTTCGGCTTCCATTTCAACCTGTACAGCAGTATCCTCTTGCTCACCTGTTTCAGCATCTTCCGCTACATCGTGATCATCCACCCAATGAGCTGCTTTTCCATCCACAAGACTCGGTGGACGGTGGTAGCCTGTGCTGGGGTGTGGATCATTTCGCTGGTGGCGGTCATGCCCGTGACCTTCCTGATTACATCAACTAACATGACCAATCGATCCACCTGTCTTGACCTCACCAGTTCAGATGACCTCACCACTATCAAATGGTACAATCTAATTTTGACTGCCACCACCTTCTGCCTCCCCTTGGTGATCGTGACACTTTGCTATACGACAATTATCAACACCCTAACTCAGGGACCTCAGACTCAGAGCTGCCTTAAACAGAAAGCTCGCAGGCTGACCATACTGCTCCTGCTGGTATTTTATGTATGTTTTTTACCATTCCATGTCTTGAGGGTCATTCGGATTGAGTCTCGCCTGCTTTCAATCAGCTGCTCCATCGAGAATCACATCCACGAAGCTTACATCGTTTCTAGACCCTTGGCTGCTCTGAACACATTTGGTAACCTGTTACTCTACGTGGTGGTCAGCAACAACTTCCAGCAGGCCATCTGCTCAATAGTGAGGTGCAAAGAAAGCGGGGACCTTGAGCAAGCAAAGAAAGTCAGTTGCTCAAACAACCCTTGA